The DNA window AAACCGTTTGTTGGCATGGTCTGGTCAGGTCGCCGGGATGTGTGATAGAGAAAATCAGAAAAAAGTCTGCTGGTTCAACCGGGGTAAACGGGCTGAGGCACGCTTTGGGAGGCCCATGTGCACCAGGGAAGGAACATGAACGCATGTCCATGGTATGGTGATGCAGCCGTCAGACAGACAACCCTGCTGCGTCTGGCTGCACAAGGATCCTTCAGGGAAATCCGCATGGGCCGGATCAAACTGGTGCGGGATGGTTTGAACGCCAACCGGAACGCCGCCGACATTTCCCGTGAGGTGTCGTTGTTCAATGAGGATCTTGCAAAGGTGGTCCTTGCCCTCCATGCCAGGGAACATGCCTGGCTTGAGGCGTGCACCTGGCTGGAGTTCGGTTCCGGGGGGCGCCAGGAGCAGGTTCTCTCCTCGGACCAGGATAACGGACTCATCTATCCGGTTGCGCCGGATACCCACGAACTGGATAATGTTGCCCAGGATCTGGTCATGACCCTGGACGGGGCGGGTATGTCCCTGTGTCCCGGCGGGATTATGGTTACTTCGCCCTTGTGGCGCGGAACCAGGGATGCATGGATAGCGCGTCTTCGCGCATGGCTGGCCAACCCTGTGGAAAAGGGGCCGTGGCAATATGGACTTTTTCTGGATTTTAGGCCCCTTGCCGGCCCCAAGGAACCAGCCCTTTCCCTGAAACATGAATTGTGGGAGTATGTTCGAACCCGACCGCTTGTTCTGCGTTTTTTGGCCGAAGAACTGGCTGGATACCGGATTCCCCTGACCATATGGGGGCATTTTGTGCTCATCCCCAAGGGCCCGTTTCAGGGAGGGCTTGATATCAAGCATTCCGGCATGGTCCGTTTGGCAACGGCTGTACGTATCCTGGCCCTGAAATACGGGCTGACCATGCACCATACCCTGGACCGGATTCATGCCCTTGAGGACAGGGGGCATATCAGCGCGCGACTTGGCAAACGGTTGACCCGTTTCTGGTCCTGGAGTCAGGGACAACGGCTGCGCATCGGGCTTCGGGAACAATGTGCCGGGAAAAGCGCGCACAATGTCATCTATCCCTATCAGCTGGACAGGGAGGAGATCCTTCTGCTCAAGGATGGATTGTATGCGGTGGAAACATGTGCCCGGATGGTTCTGGACGGGGCGGGATTGTGAGAAGGCGCAAAAATTCCGTACGCAGAATGCCTGTCGGGGCCGCGGGCAGGAAGGTCGGTTGTGACAGGAACGACGGGTTCAGCAAAAGGACGCTTCTTTGAAGACGGGACGCCTTGACGTTGTCCTGATCTGCGTCCTTGGACTGCTTATTGTTTTCCCGCTTTCTTGACGATCCACTGGACTTGTCGACAGATGCCCATGAGCAGGTTGAACTCGTGGCGTTTGATCTGGAACCGCTGCAGGAATCGGCGCATGGGGAGCATGAAGTAATCGGGATTGTCGTCGTGCAGGAAATCAATGGCCAGCAGAGAAGCCTTGATCCGTTCGATCAGGACTTCCTGTTCCTTGTGGGTGATGGACCGGCTTGGCGGAAGCTGGTTGGTCGTCTGGGGCTGTATGGATGAGTGTTTGAAGATTTCGTAGAGAATGATCAGGACCGCCTGGGCCAGATTCAGGGAGGTCATGTCCCGATGGGTGGGAATGCAGATGAGCTGTCCGCAGATTTCGATTTCCCGGTTGTCCAGGCCGGTGTCTTCGGGCCCGAAGACCAGGGCGACGTGTTCGTTGTCACCAAGCTGCCTGGCAATGGTGGTGCTGGCCTGTTCCGGCACCATGATGGCCTTGCGCCATCCACCGGTGCGGGCCGTGGTCCCGTAGACCACGGAGAAGGGCGCAAGAGCCTCGGCCAGGTTCTGGACAATGGTGACCTCGTCGAGGAGTTGTTCACTGTGCGGGGTGGCCAGCCGTTTGGCCTTGTTCACATCCCAGTTCCGGGGATTGACCAGAATGAGCTGGTGGCATCCCATGTTCATGCACGCCCTGGCGACCGATCCCACATTTTCGGGATACTTGGGACGGACCAGGATGACGGCGGTGTTCAATGTATTCATGATGCGTCGTTGCTGTTTGTGCCGCAATGGGCCAGCACCATTGGTAGCTGAGGGTTTTGCAAACAAAACGCGTCATCTCCGCTTGCGCAGAAATGACGCATGACATTTCCTTCATGTTCCAACGGAGTCAGCCGTTGGTCTGCAGGTAGGCTTTGGCCCTTCGAGCCTCGGCCGATTGAGGATATTTTTTGATAAGGTCCTGCAGAACGAGCTTGCCCGGTTTTTTCTTGTTCATCTTGAAAAAGGAGATGCCCTGTTTGAGCAGGGCAGGACGGTATTTGTTGCTCTTGGGGTACGTTTCAATGACCTTTTGATAGGCAAGGATGGCCCGGGCATAGTCGCGCATCTGATAATGACATTCCCCCTGCCAGAACAGGGCGTTGGGTACAAGGCTGTCCTTGGTGAAGGTGGTTGCGAATTCTTCCCACAGGGACAGGGCCTGGGCATAGTCCTTGGCGTAAAAGGAGTTGAGGGCCTTTTTGTACAGGGCCTGGGCCGATTCGTACCCGGGAGCGGCCTCGGGTTGGCTAGTTTGCTTTGGCCTGACTCCTTGGACGGCCTGAGAGGGCCGGGGTTGAGCGCTTTCCTGATGGAACTCGGCCAGGTCCATGCCCAATTGTCCGGCCATGGCCGTCACGACGCGGTTCATCCTGGATGTTGTCGCGTTCATGTGCGTAAGGGCTGATGTGGCATTGTCCTGGTTGGAGGCAAGAATCTGCATTTTTCGGGTCAAGCCGTCGACCTCTCCCCGGACTGTTGCCAGCTGGACGCGCAATTGTTCAATCTCCGCCCAGAGATCAGCCTGTTTGGAACGAACAGGCTGGCTTGACTGGGAAATTTCCTGTTTGATATCCTGGCGTGCTTTGACCAGCTCGGATTCCAGGGTGACGATTTTTTTCTTCAACTCCTGGTTTTCCCGAGCCTGTTGTTGCTGGTGGTACGAGACCTGCCCCTGGAGGGAGGAAACATCCTGTTTGGAGGCGCATGCAGGCACCAGCAGCAGGATGATGGCCATACCCACAAGGAATAAACCGGTTGATCGTGAAGAAGTCATGACAGATGCCCGCCTTGGTTGGAAGGAACGTGGTTCGGATCGACTATAGGGCTTGTTGGATTGTGCTGTAAACCTCATTCTGCCCGGTTGGTTCTGATTCATGAAGACTGGCTGATGTCGTTTTGAGGGGATGTGGGCAAGGCGTCAAGGGTCCTGCGTCGGCCCACAAAAAAGTAGATGATGCCTCCAAGAACAGGAAGAAAGACGTTGAGCCAGATCCATCCCTTTTTTTCGGCCGGCGTGGCAAAGTCGTTGCGGAAGATATGCCAGATGGCCCAGAGATTGGGAATGATGGGCAGGACCAGAATGGCAACTACCAGGGCAAGTTGGAAAGGAGTAAGGGAGGACATTGTATTTTGTTTATGTTGTTGCAGGGTTGGTGAGAAGATCGGCCTTGCAGATCACGCATGAGGCAATTCCTTTCGGATGGTGCCTCAATTATTTCGCAGTTTTCCTGTTTCTGAACAGTACAATGCCAAGCCCCAGACAGAACACGCCCAGAGCAATGACCTGGGTGACGGAAAGGATCCCGAAATCACCCCGGTAGTCGCCCCGGAAGAATTCGATGGAAAACCGGAACACGGCATATAACATGAGCATCAGACCGGTAAGAATACCCTTGGTGGTGATGAACCGTTTGGCCCCCAGGAGCATGCCAAAGGTGACCAATCCGGCCAGGCAGTGGTAAACCTGGGTCGGATGCAGGGGAATATTGACCGGGGCCAGACTGTTGGGGTCGGTAAAGGTGATGGCCCAGGGAAGTTCGCAAACACCGCCGTAACAGCATCCGGCCATGGTGCAGCCGATGCGGCCAATGGCCTGGCCCAGGGGAACACTGACGGCAATGGCGTCCATCCAGGGCCACAAGGGTTGGTCTTTTTTTTTCAGGTACCAATACCCGGTCACTGAGGCCAGAATGGCCCCGCCCAGAAATACCAGCCCCCCTTTCCAGAACATGAGCATTTCCAGGGGGTGGTGGAAAAAATAAACCGGATTGATAAGGATGTATAAAATCCGGGCGCCGAGAATGGCGCCGAGAACAACGTAAAAGCCAAGGTCTGAAACCAGAGAATGATCCAGACCACGGGATTTGGCTTCCCGGCAGGTCCAGGCCATGGCGGCCAGAAACGCGGCTGCCACAAAAAAACCATAGCTGTGGATGGTCAGGGGACCTATTTCAATTAAAACGGGATGCATTCTTTTTCCGCTGATAAAAGGATACCAGGAGCAACAGCGCCCCTACACTGATGGCCATGTCCGCGATGTTGAAGGCCGGCCAATGGTGACTGGCAATGTGGAAATCCAAAAAATCAATAACCTGACCGATGCGTATTCGGTCGATCATGTTGCCCAGAGCCCCGCCAAGAATGCACCCCAGTCCGGTAAACAGGGGCGGATCCCGGCGGTCCACGGTGTTGACCAGATGAAAGATGAGTACAACGGCCAGGGCCGAGACACCAATGAAGAAATAGGTCTGCCAGTGAATGTCGGCCCGGTTCAGAAATCCAAAGGCAGCGCCCTTGTTCAGGACATGGACCAGATCAAAAAAGCCCGGAATGACCGGAATGGATTCGTACATGGAAATATTTCCCTGGACCCAGATCTTGGAGATCTGGTCCAGGGCGATGATCACCGCGGCAAGGATGGAAACGAATTTGTATTTGGTGTTCATGAGATTGGTCGTTGCCGGTATGGTGCGGCTCTGGGAGTGCCTGGTACATGTCCTGTGGTGCCGTCGTGTACCGGGCACTCCCTGTTGCACGGTTTGTTCGTAGGTTATGCCATAGCTTCCAGGACACGGGTGCAGCGCGGACATGCCTCGGGATGATCCGGATTGGTGCCCAGCTCTTCGTTGTACACCCAGCAGCGGGCACATTTGGTACCTGGTGCGCGGGTCACCCCGATCTTCAGGTCAGGGACCTCCTGACTGGCAAAGATGCCTTCCGGGGCGGTTGCAAGATCGGCCAGGCTCACTTTGGAAACAATGAAAAAGGCCCGCAAATATTCCGAGGCCTTTTCCAGGTCCTCGCGCATGTCATCCTTGACGAACAGGGTGACATGACTGTCCAGGGAATGGCCGAGTTCCTTGGATTTTCTGAAAGGTTCGATGGCCTTGGTAACTTCGTTGCGTATCTCCACGAGCATGTTCCACAACTGGGTTTCTTCCTCGTCCATGAAGCCCTTGGCAACGGCAGGAAAGGTGTACCCGAATACGGTCGTAACGTTGCCACGCATGGCCTCGGGCAGGTTCCTGAAGACTTCCTCCGCCGTGAAACTGAGGATGGGAGCCATGTTTTCCAGCAGCACCAGCAGGATCCGGTACAGGGCGGTTTGGGCCGAGCGCCGCTCAATGCCCTTGGTTGTTGAAACATACAGCCGATCCTTGAGGATATCCAGGTAAAAGGCGCTCAGGTCGGTGGCACACAAATTGTGCAGGGTGTGATAGACCTTGTGGAACTCGAACTCCTCATACCCCTTTTGCATGGTCTGATGGGCCTCGGCCACCAGGTCCAGGGCGTATCTGTCCAGAGGGAGCATGTCCTGGGCGGCAACCATGTCGGTCTGGGGGTCAAAGTCCTTGAGATTACCCAGAATATACCGACAGGTGTTTCTGACTCGACGGTAAGCGTCAACCAGCCGGCGCAGGATTTCGTCCGAGATGCGCAGGTCTTCCTGATAGTTGGATGCAGCTACCCAGAGACGCAGGATTTCGGCGCCGTATTTGTTGATAATCTCTTCTGGCGCAATGACATTGCCCACGGATTTGGACATCTTGTGTCCCTTGCCGTCGACCACGAAGCCGTGGGTAAGTACGGATTTGTACGGAGCCTGGCCCCTGTTGCCTATGGAAGCGAGCAGAGAGCTGTGGAACCATCCCCTGTGCTGGTCGGTTCCTTCAAGATAGAGATCGGCCGGAAAGCGGCATTCCTCGCGTCCTTCCACGACAGCGGCAAAACTGGTGCCGGAGTCAAACCAGACGTCCAGGATATCGTCTTCCTTTTCCCAATGATTGCTTCCGCAATGGGGGCAGACCAGATCCTTGGGCACCACCTCGTCCAGGGAGGCCTCAAACCAGTAGTCCGCACCCGTGGGGTGGGTGGCGAACCTGTCCACGATGGTGTGAACCCACTTGCTGTCAAACCATGCCTGACCGCAGTCGCGGCACAGCAGAGCAATGATGGGTACGCCCCACATGCGCTGCCTGGAAATACACCAGTCGGGACGGTTCTTGACCATGTTGTAGATCCGTTCCTTGCCCCATCCCGGGATCCACGTGACATCCTTGTCAATGGCCGCCAGGGC is part of the Desulfoplanes formicivorans genome and encodes:
- the lspA gene encoding signal peptidase II, with protein sequence MNTKYKFVSILAAVIIALDQISKIWVQGNISMYESIPVIPGFFDLVHVLNKGAAFGFLNRADIHWQTYFFIGVSALAVVLIFHLVNTVDRRDPPLFTGLGCILGGALGNMIDRIRIGQVIDFLDFHIASHHWPAFNIADMAISVGALLLLVSFYQRKKNASRFN
- the ybgF gene encoding tol-pal system protein YbgF, which produces MTSSRSTGLFLVGMAIILLLVPACASKQDVSSLQGQVSYHQQQQARENQELKKKIVTLESELVKARQDIKQEISQSSQPVRSKQADLWAEIEQLRVQLATVRGEVDGLTRKMQILASNQDNATSALTHMNATTSRMNRVVTAMAGQLGMDLAEFHQESAQPRPSQAVQGVRPKQTSQPEAAPGYESAQALYKKALNSFYAKDYAQALSLWEEFATTFTKDSLVPNALFWQGECHYQMRDYARAILAYQKVIETYPKSNKYRPALLKQGISFFKMNKKKPGKLVLQDLIKKYPQSAEARRAKAYLQTNG
- the ileS gene encoding isoleucine--tRNA ligase; translated protein: MSDYKATLNLPKTSFPMRANLSKNEPKMLAYWEDIKAYEQMIQAGKDKKPYVLHDGPPYANGHLHMGHALNKILKDIIVKNRNMAGFQAQYVPGWDCHGLPIEHKVEQELGAAKKDKSVLEIRKLCREYALKWLDIQRNEFKRFGGLGLWEKPYLTMTPDYETATARELARFMDQGAVVRNKKPIYWCSSCQTALAEAEVEYADHTSPSIFVRFPITDPAITKIFPDCDPNATFIDIWTTTPWTIPDNMAVAVHPDFMYVLARTGSTFHILAKDLVQENQKRFGWDDLEILAETQGRNLENIAATHPFLDRKSPIVLADYVTLETGTGCVHTAPGHGREDYETGLRYGLEVLSPLDDEGRFLPSVKYFAGKTVFEANPLVIEKLQEQGHLLATETITHSYPHCWRCKKPVIFRATTQWFISMEANDLRNKALAAIDKDVTWIPGWGKERIYNMVKNRPDWCISRQRMWGVPIIALLCRDCGQAWFDSKWVHTIVDRFATHPTGADYWFEASLDEVVPKDLVCPHCGSNHWEKEDDILDVWFDSGTSFAAVVEGREECRFPADLYLEGTDQHRGWFHSSLLASIGNRGQAPYKSVLTHGFVVDGKGHKMSKSVGNVIAPEEIINKYGAEILRLWVAASNYQEDLRISDEILRRLVDAYRRVRNTCRYILGNLKDFDPQTDMVAAQDMLPLDRYALDLVAEAHQTMQKGYEEFEFHKVYHTLHNLCATDLSAFYLDILKDRLYVSTTKGIERRSAQTALYRILLVLLENMAPILSFTAEEVFRNLPEAMRGNVTTVFGYTFPAVAKGFMDEEETQLWNMLVEIRNEVTKAIEPFRKSKELGHSLDSHVTLFVKDDMREDLEKASEYLRAFFIVSKVSLADLATAPEGIFASQEVPDLKIGVTRAPGTKCARCWVYNEELGTNPDHPEACPRCTRVLEAMA
- a CDS encoding PLDc N-terminal domain-containing protein: MSSLTPFQLALVVAILVLPIIPNLWAIWHIFRNDFATPAEKKGWIWLNVFLPVLGGIIYFFVGRRRTLDALPTSPQNDISQSS
- a CDS encoding RNA methyltransferase, which codes for MNTLNTAVILVRPKYPENVGSVARACMNMGCHQLILVNPRNWDVNKAKRLATPHSEQLLDEVTIVQNLAEALAPFSVVYGTTARTGGWRKAIMVPEQASTTIARQLGDNEHVALVFGPEDTGLDNREIEICGQLICIPTHRDMTSLNLAQAVLIILYEIFKHSSIQPQTTNQLPPSRSITHKEQEVLIERIKASLLAIDFLHDDNPDYFMLPMRRFLQRFQIKRHEFNLLMGICRQVQWIVKKAGKQ
- the lgt gene encoding prolipoprotein diacylglyceryl transferase → MHPVLIEIGPLTIHSYGFFVAAAFLAAMAWTCREAKSRGLDHSLVSDLGFYVVLGAILGARILYILINPVYFFHHPLEMLMFWKGGLVFLGGAILASVTGYWYLKKKDQPLWPWMDAIAVSVPLGQAIGRIGCTMAGCCYGGVCELPWAITFTDPNSLAPVNIPLHPTQVYHCLAGLVTFGMLLGAKRFITTKGILTGLMLMLYAVFRFSIEFFRGDYRGDFGILSVTQVIALGVFCLGLGIVLFRNRKTAK
- a CDS encoding DUF294 nucleotidyltransferase-like domain-containing protein, with product MNACPWYGDAAVRQTTLLRLAAQGSFREIRMGRIKLVRDGLNANRNAADISREVSLFNEDLAKVVLALHAREHAWLEACTWLEFGSGGRQEQVLSSDQDNGLIYPVAPDTHELDNVAQDLVMTLDGAGMSLCPGGIMVTSPLWRGTRDAWIARLRAWLANPVEKGPWQYGLFLDFRPLAGPKEPALSLKHELWEYVRTRPLVLRFLAEELAGYRIPLTIWGHFVLIPKGPFQGGLDIKHSGMVRLATAVRILALKYGLTMHHTLDRIHALEDRGHISARLGKRLTRFWSWSQGQRLRIGLREQCAGKSAHNVIYPYQLDREEILLLKDGLYAVETCARMVLDGAGL